One Solanum lycopersicum chromosome 2, SLM_r2.1 genomic region harbors:
- the LOC104645905 gene encoding probable E3 ubiquitin-protein ligase ZFP1, giving the protein MESNNSHIDNSTFSGNSTPANVPRDVGTTESIVGIEEQRAAYQRLYHTYLALFPTQNVIPERFGGDGQEILELHAQIAARLRLLAFHLSIKVHTYQLPKSTCLDGKERCSICLDDYYDKEKLIQIICGHLYHLDCIREWIKLKNFCPICKRDACARIN; this is encoded by the exons ATGGAGAGTAACAATTCTCACATTGACAACTCGACCTTCAGTGGAAATTCAACCCCTGCCAATGTGCCAAGAGATGTAGGCACAACTGAAAGTATTGTTGGAATCGAGGAACAACGGGCAGCCTACCAAAGACTTTATCATACATATCTTGCTCTATTCCCTACACAAAACGTGATTCCA GAAAGATTTGGAGGCGATGGTCAG GAAATTTTGGAACTCCACGCGCAAATTGCTGCTAGATTAAGATTATTGGCTTTTCATTTAAGCATTAAGGTCCATACATACCAATTGCCCAAGTCAACATGTCTTGATGGCAAGGAGCGTTGCTCCATATGCTTG GATGACTATTACGATAAGGAAAAACTCATTCAAATCATCTGTGGTCATTTATACCATTTGGATTGTATTAGAGAGTGGATCAAACTCAAGAACTTTTGCCCTATTTGCAAGAGGGATGCATGTGCAagaatcaattaa
- the LOC101264174 gene encoding probable choline kinase 2 isoform X4, with translation MSNYSKAHICQCLSRLSTARRSSTVMIIGERRKTGMKFVGGDLGLAHGLIQLGLKPGDVVAISALNSERIMMMMQDVWNQLGPAIATIMFAWTMYQNYFPHELRGHIRRHLIACDSMENSKSVNKEDVIPEEAKVKLKKLASEWDDIVDPNALDVFRLKGAMTNEVYQIKWPSKNPEKQRSRKVLVRIYGKGVDVFFDRQNEIKIFEFMSKQGQGPRLLGRFQSGRIEEFIRARTLSAPDLRDPEISSLIAAKMREFHVLDMPGPKTVILWDRLQNWLNVAKGLASTEEAKDFKLDLLKDEIVLLEKNLAGNHLSTGCCHNDLQYGNIMMDEETRSITFIDYEYAGYNHVAFDIANHFCEMVADYHTETPHIMDFRKYPGLEERKRFLSTYLFSSGRSPSEPELEKLVQEVEKYTLASHLFWGLWGIISHHVNKIDFDYLGYARQRFQPYWSKKSELLGSSGSKKG, from the exons ATGTCTAATTACTCCAAGGCTCACATTTGCCAGTGCTTGAGCCGGCTGTCGACGGCTCGCCGGAGCTCAACGGTGATGATAATCGGAGAGAGGAGGAAGACCGGCATGAAATTTGTCGGGGGAGATTTGGGCCTGGCCCATGGGCTAATTCAATTGGGCCTTAAGCCCGGTGATGTCGTCGCTATTTCTGCTCTTAACAG tgaaagaattatgatgatgatgcaAGATGTTTGGAATCAGTTAGGTCCAGCCATTGCAACAATCATGTTTGCCTGGACCATGTACCAGAACTATTTCCCTCATGAACTTCGTGGCCATATTCGAAG GCATTTGATTGCATGTGATTCCATGGAAAATTCAAAATCAGTGAACAAGGAGGACGTGATTCCTGAAGAAGCGaaggtgaaattgaagaaattgGCGTCAGAATGGGACGATATAGTGGATCCGAATGCATTAGATGTGTTCAGATTGAAGGGCGCGATGACGAACGAGGTGTATCAAATCAAATGGCCCAGTAAGAACCCGGAAAAGCAACGATCTAGGAAGGTGTTGGTGAGGATCTATGGGAAAGGTGTTGATGTGTTCTTTGATCGGCAGAATGAAATTAAGATTTTTGAGTTTATGTCTAAGCAAGGCCAAGGACCTCGCTTGCTTGGTCGATTTCAGAGTGGTCGTATTGAGGAATTCATTCGAGCTCgg ACATTATCAGCTCCTGATCTGCGTGATCCAGAGATATCTTCCTTGATAGCTGCCAAAATGAGAGAATTTCATGTGCTTGATATGCCTGGTCCTAAGACCGTCATCCTCTGGGATAGACTGCA AAATTGGCTTAATGTAGCCAAAGGTCTGGCTTCTACTGAAGAAGCTAAGGACTTTAAGTTGGACCTTCTAAAAGATGAGATTGTATTGTTGGAAAAGAATCTTGCTGGCAATCATCTAAGCACGGGATGCTGCCACAACGACTTGCAGTATGGGAACATAATGATGGATGAAGAGACAAGATCAATAACCTTTATT GACTATGAATATGCTGGTTACAACCATGTTGCATTTGatatagcaaatcatttttgtGAAATGGTTGCTGACTACCATACAGAAACACCTCATATTATGGACTTCAGAAAGTATCCTG GTCTGGAGGAGCGTAAAAGATTTTTGAGTACATATCTTTTTAGTTCAG GTCGCTCTCCCAGTGAACCGGAACTGGAGAAATTAGTTCAAGAAGTGGAGAAGTATACTCTTGCCAGTCATCTTTTTTGGGGTCTATGGGGAATAATATCG CATCATGTCAATAAGATAGACTTCGATTACTTGGGGTATGCTAGGCAGAGGTTCCAGCCATATTGGTCGAAGAAATCTGAGCTATTGGGATCATCAGGTTCCAAGAAAG GTTAA
- the LOC101264174 gene encoding probable choline kinase 2 isoform X7, with protein sequence MFAWTMYQNYFPHELRGHIRRHLIACDSMENSKSVNKEDVIPEEAKVKLKKLASEWDDIVDPNALDVFRLKGAMTNEVYQIKWPSKNPEKQRSRKVLVRIYGKGVDVFFDRQNEIKIFEFMSKQGQGPRLLGRFQSGRIEEFIRARTLSAPDLRDPEISSLIAAKMREFHVLDMPGPKTVILWDRLQNWLNVAKGLASTEEAKDFKLDLLKDEIVLLEKNLAGNHLSTGCCHNDLQYGNIMMDEETRSITFIDYEYAGYNHVAFDIANHFCEMVADYHTETPHIMDFRKYPGLEERKRFLSTYLFSSGRSPSEPELEKLVQEVEKYTLASHLFWGLWGIISHHVNKIDFDYLGYARQRFQPYWSKKSELLGSSGSKKG encoded by the exons ATGTTTGCCTGGACCATGTACCAGAACTATTTCCCTCATGAACTTCGTGGCCATATTCGAAG GCATTTGATTGCATGTGATTCCATGGAAAATTCAAAATCAGTGAACAAGGAGGACGTGATTCCTGAAGAAGCGaaggtgaaattgaagaaattgGCGTCAGAATGGGACGATATAGTGGATCCGAATGCATTAGATGTGTTCAGATTGAAGGGCGCGATGACGAACGAGGTGTATCAAATCAAATGGCCCAGTAAGAACCCGGAAAAGCAACGATCTAGGAAGGTGTTGGTGAGGATCTATGGGAAAGGTGTTGATGTGTTCTTTGATCGGCAGAATGAAATTAAGATTTTTGAGTTTATGTCTAAGCAAGGCCAAGGACCTCGCTTGCTTGGTCGATTTCAGAGTGGTCGTATTGAGGAATTCATTCGAGCTCgg ACATTATCAGCTCCTGATCTGCGTGATCCAGAGATATCTTCCTTGATAGCTGCCAAAATGAGAGAATTTCATGTGCTTGATATGCCTGGTCCTAAGACCGTCATCCTCTGGGATAGACTGCA AAATTGGCTTAATGTAGCCAAAGGTCTGGCTTCTACTGAAGAAGCTAAGGACTTTAAGTTGGACCTTCTAAAAGATGAGATTGTATTGTTGGAAAAGAATCTTGCTGGCAATCATCTAAGCACGGGATGCTGCCACAACGACTTGCAGTATGGGAACATAATGATGGATGAAGAGACAAGATCAATAACCTTTATT GACTATGAATATGCTGGTTACAACCATGTTGCATTTGatatagcaaatcatttttgtGAAATGGTTGCTGACTACCATACAGAAACACCTCATATTATGGACTTCAGAAAGTATCCTG GTCTGGAGGAGCGTAAAAGATTTTTGAGTACATATCTTTTTAGTTCAG GTCGCTCTCCCAGTGAACCGGAACTGGAGAAATTAGTTCAAGAAGTGGAGAAGTATACTCTTGCCAGTCATCTTTTTTGGGGTCTATGGGGAATAATATCG CATCATGTCAATAAGATAGACTTCGATTACTTGGGGTATGCTAGGCAGAGGTTCCAGCCATATTGGTCGAAGAAATCTGAGCTATTGGGATCATCAGGTTCCAAGAAAG GTTAA
- the LOC101264174 gene encoding AAA-ATPase ASD, mitochondrial isoform X1, with protein sequence MSNYSKAHICQCLSRLSTARRSSTVMIIGERRKTGMKFVGGDLGLAHGLIQLGLKPGDVVAISALNSERIMMMMQDVWNQLGPAIATIMFAWTMYQNYFPHELRGHIRRYTDKLVSYIYPYIHITFHEYETDGWFERSKAYEAIERYLSKNSSIQAKRLKANVVKDGQSLVLSMDDHEEVTDDYEGAKVWWISSQKEAIRPTIAWYPRDDENRYFKLKFHRKNRDLITILYLKYVLDEGKAISVRERQRKLYTNNKGSDGGFGGYNRRMWSQVVFEHPSTFNTLAMEPNKKQEIKDDLETFSKSKDYYAKIGKAWKRGYLLYGPPGTGKSSMIAAMANFLQYDVYDLELTAVKDNTELRKLLIDTTSKSIIVIEDIDCSLDLTGQRKPKKEKEKDEKVEKDIIKEELKKAGEEKKQSEVTLSGLLNFIDGLWSAIGGERLIVFTTNFVEKLDPALIRRGRMDKHIELSYCCFESFKVLANNYLDVTSHDDYFPEIHRLLGETNITPADVAESLMPKSSKENADTCLERLVKAIETAKVEAKLKAEEEKAEKEKEENENEKKKKEAAAAAEDAKRADDVNENGTSMETKEKPESDGAKENCKSEIVMD encoded by the exons ATGTCTAATTACTCCAAGGCTCACATTTGCCAGTGCTTGAGCCGGCTGTCGACGGCTCGCCGGAGCTCAACGGTGATGATAATCGGAGAGAGGAGGAAGACCGGCATGAAATTTGTCGGGGGAGATTTGGGCCTGGCCCATGGGCTAATTCAATTGGGCCTTAAGCCCGGTGATGTCGTCGCTATTTCTGCTCTTAACAG tgaaagaattatgatgatgatgcaAGATGTTTGGAATCAGTTAGGTCCAGCCATTGCAACAATCATGTTTGCCTGGACCATGTACCAGAACTATTTCCCTCATGAACTTCGTGGCCATATTCGAAGGTATACCGATAAACTTGTGAGCTATATCTATCCTTATATACATATTACATTTCATGAATATGAAACTGATGGTTGGTTTGAGCGTAGTAAAGCTTATGAAGCTATCGAAAGGTATTTAAGTAAGAACTCTAGTATACAAGCTAAGCGTCTAAAAGCTAATGTAGTTAAAGATGGTCAATCTCTTGTTCTGTCGATGGATGATCATGAGGAGGTAACCGATGATTATGAAGGGGCGAAGGTTTGGTGGATATCTAGCCAAAAAGAAGCTATTAGACCGACAATTGCTTGGTACCCGAGGGATGATGAGAATAGGTATTTCAAGCTTAAGTTTCATAGGAAAAATCGCGATCTTATAACCATTTTGTACTTGAAATATGTGTTGGATGAAGGGAAGGCGATTTCTGTTAGAGAAAGGCAGAGGAAATTGTACACGAATAATAAGGGATCGGATGGTGGATTTGGTGGTTATAACAGGAGAATGTGGAGTCAAGTAGTGTTTGAACATCCGTCAACGTTTAATACTTTAGCTATGGAGCCAAACAAGAAACAAGAGATTAAGGATGATCTCGAGACGTTTTCTAAGTCAAAGGACTACTATGCTAAGATTGGTAAGGCGTGGAAGCGTGGTTATCTTCTTTATGGTCCTCCAGGAACAGGTAAGTCTAGCATGATTGCTGCTATGGCTAACTTCTTGCAATATGATGTGTATGATCTCGAATTGACAGCTGTTAAGGATAACACAGAGCTAAGAAAGTTATTGATTGATACTACTAGTAAGTCTATCATTGTGATTGAAGACATCGATTGCTCCCTTGATCTTACTGGCCAAAGGAAGccgaagaaggagaaggagaaggacgAGAAAGTTGAGAAAGACATCATCAAGGAGGAGTTGAAAAAAGcaggagaggagaaaaagcaAAGTGAGGTAACTTTATCTGGGCTTTTGAACTTTATTGATGGATTGTGGTCAGCTATTGGTGGTGAAAGGCTTATTGTTTTCACAACTAATTTTGTCGAAAAGCTTGATCCTGCTTTAATTCGGAGGGGGAGAATGGACAAACACATTGAGCTATCATACTGTTGTTTTGAGTCCTTCAAGGTGCTTGCTAATAATTATCTAGACGTTACGTCTCATGATGATTACTTTCCTGAGATTCATCGTTTATTAGGGGAAACTAATATAACTCCAGCTGATGTTGCTGAGAGTTTGATGCCCAAGTCTTCTAAGGAAAATGCAGATACTTGCTTGGAGAGGTTAGTTAAAGCTATTGAAACAGCAAAGGTGGAAGCAAAATTGAAGGCTGAGGAAGAAAAGGCAGAGAAGGAGAAGGAAGAGAACGAGaacgaaaagaaaaagaaagaagcagCAGCTGCTGCAGAAGACGCGAAAAGGGCTGATGATGTGAACGAAAATGGGACGTCGATGGAGACTAAGGAAAAGCCAGAAAGTGATGGTGCTAAGGAAAATTGCAAGTCTGAGATAGTAATGGACTAA
- the LOC101264174 gene encoding probable choline kinase 2 isoform X5: protein MSNYSKAHICQCLSRLSTARRSSTVMIIGERRKTGMKFVGGDLGLAHGLIQLGLKPGDVVAISALNRHLIACDSMENSKSVNKEDVIPEEAKVKLKKLASEWDDIVDPNALDVFRLKGAMTNEVYQIKWPSKNPEKQRSRKVLVRIYGKGVDVFFDRQNEIKIFEFMSKQGQGPRLLGRFQSGRIEEFIRARTLSAPDLRDPEISSLIAAKMREFHVLDMPGPKTVILWDRLQNWLNVAKGLASTEEAKDFKLDLLKDEIVLLEKNLAGNHLSTGCCHNDLQYGNIMMDEETRSITFIDYEYAGYNHVAFDIANHFCEMVADYHTETPHIMDFRKYPGLEERKRFLSTYLFSSGRSPSEPELEKLVQEVEKYTLASHLFWGLWGIISHHVNKIDFDYLGYARQRFQPYWSKKSELLGSSGSKKG from the exons ATGTCTAATTACTCCAAGGCTCACATTTGCCAGTGCTTGAGCCGGCTGTCGACGGCTCGCCGGAGCTCAACGGTGATGATAATCGGAGAGAGGAGGAAGACCGGCATGAAATTTGTCGGGGGAGATTTGGGCCTGGCCCATGGGCTAATTCAATTGGGCCTTAAGCCCGGTGATGTCGTCGCTATTTCTGCTCTTAACAG GCATTTGATTGCATGTGATTCCATGGAAAATTCAAAATCAGTGAACAAGGAGGACGTGATTCCTGAAGAAGCGaaggtgaaattgaagaaattgGCGTCAGAATGGGACGATATAGTGGATCCGAATGCATTAGATGTGTTCAGATTGAAGGGCGCGATGACGAACGAGGTGTATCAAATCAAATGGCCCAGTAAGAACCCGGAAAAGCAACGATCTAGGAAGGTGTTGGTGAGGATCTATGGGAAAGGTGTTGATGTGTTCTTTGATCGGCAGAATGAAATTAAGATTTTTGAGTTTATGTCTAAGCAAGGCCAAGGACCTCGCTTGCTTGGTCGATTTCAGAGTGGTCGTATTGAGGAATTCATTCGAGCTCgg ACATTATCAGCTCCTGATCTGCGTGATCCAGAGATATCTTCCTTGATAGCTGCCAAAATGAGAGAATTTCATGTGCTTGATATGCCTGGTCCTAAGACCGTCATCCTCTGGGATAGACTGCA AAATTGGCTTAATGTAGCCAAAGGTCTGGCTTCTACTGAAGAAGCTAAGGACTTTAAGTTGGACCTTCTAAAAGATGAGATTGTATTGTTGGAAAAGAATCTTGCTGGCAATCATCTAAGCACGGGATGCTGCCACAACGACTTGCAGTATGGGAACATAATGATGGATGAAGAGACAAGATCAATAACCTTTATT GACTATGAATATGCTGGTTACAACCATGTTGCATTTGatatagcaaatcatttttgtGAAATGGTTGCTGACTACCATACAGAAACACCTCATATTATGGACTTCAGAAAGTATCCTG GTCTGGAGGAGCGTAAAAGATTTTTGAGTACATATCTTTTTAGTTCAG GTCGCTCTCCCAGTGAACCGGAACTGGAGAAATTAGTTCAAGAAGTGGAGAAGTATACTCTTGCCAGTCATCTTTTTTGGGGTCTATGGGGAATAATATCG CATCATGTCAATAAGATAGACTTCGATTACTTGGGGTATGCTAGGCAGAGGTTCCAGCCATATTGGTCGAAGAAATCTGAGCTATTGGGATCATCAGGTTCCAAGAAAG GTTAA
- the LOC101264174 gene encoding AAA-ATPase ASD, mitochondrial isoform X2, whose product MSSLFLLLTGPAIATIMFAWTMYQNYFPHELRGHIRRYTDKLVSYIYPYIHITFHEYETDGWFERSKAYEAIERYLSKNSSIQAKRLKANVVKDGQSLVLSMDDHEEVTDDYEGAKVWWISSQKEAIRPTIAWYPRDDENRYFKLKFHRKNRDLITILYLKYVLDEGKAISVRERQRKLYTNNKGSDGGFGGYNRRMWSQVVFEHPSTFNTLAMEPNKKQEIKDDLETFSKSKDYYAKIGKAWKRGYLLYGPPGTGKSSMIAAMANFLQYDVYDLELTAVKDNTELRKLLIDTTSKSIIVIEDIDCSLDLTGQRKPKKEKEKDEKVEKDIIKEELKKAGEEKKQSEVTLSGLLNFIDGLWSAIGGERLIVFTTNFVEKLDPALIRRGRMDKHIELSYCCFESFKVLANNYLDVTSHDDYFPEIHRLLGETNITPADVAESLMPKSSKENADTCLERLVKAIETAKVEAKLKAEEEKAEKEKEENENEKKKKEAAAAAEDAKRADDVNENGTSMETKEKPESDGAKENCKSEIVMD is encoded by the exons ATGTCGTCGCTATTTCTGCTCTTAACAG GTCCAGCCATTGCAACAATCATGTTTGCCTGGACCATGTACCAGAACTATTTCCCTCATGAACTTCGTGGCCATATTCGAAGGTATACCGATAAACTTGTGAGCTATATCTATCCTTATATACATATTACATTTCATGAATATGAAACTGATGGTTGGTTTGAGCGTAGTAAAGCTTATGAAGCTATCGAAAGGTATTTAAGTAAGAACTCTAGTATACAAGCTAAGCGTCTAAAAGCTAATGTAGTTAAAGATGGTCAATCTCTTGTTCTGTCGATGGATGATCATGAGGAGGTAACCGATGATTATGAAGGGGCGAAGGTTTGGTGGATATCTAGCCAAAAAGAAGCTATTAGACCGACAATTGCTTGGTACCCGAGGGATGATGAGAATAGGTATTTCAAGCTTAAGTTTCATAGGAAAAATCGCGATCTTATAACCATTTTGTACTTGAAATATGTGTTGGATGAAGGGAAGGCGATTTCTGTTAGAGAAAGGCAGAGGAAATTGTACACGAATAATAAGGGATCGGATGGTGGATTTGGTGGTTATAACAGGAGAATGTGGAGTCAAGTAGTGTTTGAACATCCGTCAACGTTTAATACTTTAGCTATGGAGCCAAACAAGAAACAAGAGATTAAGGATGATCTCGAGACGTTTTCTAAGTCAAAGGACTACTATGCTAAGATTGGTAAGGCGTGGAAGCGTGGTTATCTTCTTTATGGTCCTCCAGGAACAGGTAAGTCTAGCATGATTGCTGCTATGGCTAACTTCTTGCAATATGATGTGTATGATCTCGAATTGACAGCTGTTAAGGATAACACAGAGCTAAGAAAGTTATTGATTGATACTACTAGTAAGTCTATCATTGTGATTGAAGACATCGATTGCTCCCTTGATCTTACTGGCCAAAGGAAGccgaagaaggagaaggagaaggacgAGAAAGTTGAGAAAGACATCATCAAGGAGGAGTTGAAAAAAGcaggagaggagaaaaagcaAAGTGAGGTAACTTTATCTGGGCTTTTGAACTTTATTGATGGATTGTGGTCAGCTATTGGTGGTGAAAGGCTTATTGTTTTCACAACTAATTTTGTCGAAAAGCTTGATCCTGCTTTAATTCGGAGGGGGAGAATGGACAAACACATTGAGCTATCATACTGTTGTTTTGAGTCCTTCAAGGTGCTTGCTAATAATTATCTAGACGTTACGTCTCATGATGATTACTTTCCTGAGATTCATCGTTTATTAGGGGAAACTAATATAACTCCAGCTGATGTTGCTGAGAGTTTGATGCCCAAGTCTTCTAAGGAAAATGCAGATACTTGCTTGGAGAGGTTAGTTAAAGCTATTGAAACAGCAAAGGTGGAAGCAAAATTGAAGGCTGAGGAAGAAAAGGCAGAGAAGGAGAAGGAAGAGAACGAGaacgaaaagaaaaagaaagaagcagCAGCTGCTGCAGAAGACGCGAAAAGGGCTGATGATGTGAACGAAAATGGGACGTCGATGGAGACTAAGGAAAAGCCAGAAAGTGATGGTGCTAAGGAAAATTGCAAGTCTGAGATAGTAATGGACTAA
- the LOC101264174 gene encoding AAA-ATPase ASD, mitochondrial isoform X3: MFAWTMYQNYFPHELRGHIRRYTDKLVSYIYPYIHITFHEYETDGWFERSKAYEAIERYLSKNSSIQAKRLKANVVKDGQSLVLSMDDHEEVTDDYEGAKVWWISSQKEAIRPTIAWYPRDDENRYFKLKFHRKNRDLITILYLKYVLDEGKAISVRERQRKLYTNNKGSDGGFGGYNRRMWSQVVFEHPSTFNTLAMEPNKKQEIKDDLETFSKSKDYYAKIGKAWKRGYLLYGPPGTGKSSMIAAMANFLQYDVYDLELTAVKDNTELRKLLIDTTSKSIIVIEDIDCSLDLTGQRKPKKEKEKDEKVEKDIIKEELKKAGEEKKQSEVTLSGLLNFIDGLWSAIGGERLIVFTTNFVEKLDPALIRRGRMDKHIELSYCCFESFKVLANNYLDVTSHDDYFPEIHRLLGETNITPADVAESLMPKSSKENADTCLERLVKAIETAKVEAKLKAEEEKAEKEKEENENEKKKKEAAAAAEDAKRADDVNENGTSMETKEKPESDGAKENCKSEIVMD; encoded by the coding sequence ATGTTTGCCTGGACCATGTACCAGAACTATTTCCCTCATGAACTTCGTGGCCATATTCGAAGGTATACCGATAAACTTGTGAGCTATATCTATCCTTATATACATATTACATTTCATGAATATGAAACTGATGGTTGGTTTGAGCGTAGTAAAGCTTATGAAGCTATCGAAAGGTATTTAAGTAAGAACTCTAGTATACAAGCTAAGCGTCTAAAAGCTAATGTAGTTAAAGATGGTCAATCTCTTGTTCTGTCGATGGATGATCATGAGGAGGTAACCGATGATTATGAAGGGGCGAAGGTTTGGTGGATATCTAGCCAAAAAGAAGCTATTAGACCGACAATTGCTTGGTACCCGAGGGATGATGAGAATAGGTATTTCAAGCTTAAGTTTCATAGGAAAAATCGCGATCTTATAACCATTTTGTACTTGAAATATGTGTTGGATGAAGGGAAGGCGATTTCTGTTAGAGAAAGGCAGAGGAAATTGTACACGAATAATAAGGGATCGGATGGTGGATTTGGTGGTTATAACAGGAGAATGTGGAGTCAAGTAGTGTTTGAACATCCGTCAACGTTTAATACTTTAGCTATGGAGCCAAACAAGAAACAAGAGATTAAGGATGATCTCGAGACGTTTTCTAAGTCAAAGGACTACTATGCTAAGATTGGTAAGGCGTGGAAGCGTGGTTATCTTCTTTATGGTCCTCCAGGAACAGGTAAGTCTAGCATGATTGCTGCTATGGCTAACTTCTTGCAATATGATGTGTATGATCTCGAATTGACAGCTGTTAAGGATAACACAGAGCTAAGAAAGTTATTGATTGATACTACTAGTAAGTCTATCATTGTGATTGAAGACATCGATTGCTCCCTTGATCTTACTGGCCAAAGGAAGccgaagaaggagaaggagaaggacgAGAAAGTTGAGAAAGACATCATCAAGGAGGAGTTGAAAAAAGcaggagaggagaaaaagcaAAGTGAGGTAACTTTATCTGGGCTTTTGAACTTTATTGATGGATTGTGGTCAGCTATTGGTGGTGAAAGGCTTATTGTTTTCACAACTAATTTTGTCGAAAAGCTTGATCCTGCTTTAATTCGGAGGGGGAGAATGGACAAACACATTGAGCTATCATACTGTTGTTTTGAGTCCTTCAAGGTGCTTGCTAATAATTATCTAGACGTTACGTCTCATGATGATTACTTTCCTGAGATTCATCGTTTATTAGGGGAAACTAATATAACTCCAGCTGATGTTGCTGAGAGTTTGATGCCCAAGTCTTCTAAGGAAAATGCAGATACTTGCTTGGAGAGGTTAGTTAAAGCTATTGAAACAGCAAAGGTGGAAGCAAAATTGAAGGCTGAGGAAGAAAAGGCAGAGAAGGAGAAGGAAGAGAACGAGaacgaaaagaaaaagaaagaagcagCAGCTGCTGCAGAAGACGCGAAAAGGGCTGATGATGTGAACGAAAATGGGACGTCGATGGAGACTAAGGAAAAGCCAGAAAGTGATGGTGCTAAGGAAAATTGCAAGTCTGAGATAGTAATGGACTAA
- the LOC101264174 gene encoding probable choline kinase 2 isoform X6 codes for MSSLFLLLTGPAIATIMFAWTMYQNYFPHELRGHIRRHLIACDSMENSKSVNKEDVIPEEAKVKLKKLASEWDDIVDPNALDVFRLKGAMTNEVYQIKWPSKNPEKQRSRKVLVRIYGKGVDVFFDRQNEIKIFEFMSKQGQGPRLLGRFQSGRIEEFIRARTLSAPDLRDPEISSLIAAKMREFHVLDMPGPKTVILWDRLQNWLNVAKGLASTEEAKDFKLDLLKDEIVLLEKNLAGNHLSTGCCHNDLQYGNIMMDEETRSITFIDYEYAGYNHVAFDIANHFCEMVADYHTETPHIMDFRKYPGLEERKRFLSTYLFSSGRSPSEPELEKLVQEVEKYTLASHLFWGLWGIISHHVNKIDFDYLGYARQRFQPYWSKKSELLGSSGSKKG; via the exons ATGTCGTCGCTATTTCTGCTCTTAACAG GTCCAGCCATTGCAACAATCATGTTTGCCTGGACCATGTACCAGAACTATTTCCCTCATGAACTTCGTGGCCATATTCGAAG GCATTTGATTGCATGTGATTCCATGGAAAATTCAAAATCAGTGAACAAGGAGGACGTGATTCCTGAAGAAGCGaaggtgaaattgaagaaattgGCGTCAGAATGGGACGATATAGTGGATCCGAATGCATTAGATGTGTTCAGATTGAAGGGCGCGATGACGAACGAGGTGTATCAAATCAAATGGCCCAGTAAGAACCCGGAAAAGCAACGATCTAGGAAGGTGTTGGTGAGGATCTATGGGAAAGGTGTTGATGTGTTCTTTGATCGGCAGAATGAAATTAAGATTTTTGAGTTTATGTCTAAGCAAGGCCAAGGACCTCGCTTGCTTGGTCGATTTCAGAGTGGTCGTATTGAGGAATTCATTCGAGCTCgg ACATTATCAGCTCCTGATCTGCGTGATCCAGAGATATCTTCCTTGATAGCTGCCAAAATGAGAGAATTTCATGTGCTTGATATGCCTGGTCCTAAGACCGTCATCCTCTGGGATAGACTGCA AAATTGGCTTAATGTAGCCAAAGGTCTGGCTTCTACTGAAGAAGCTAAGGACTTTAAGTTGGACCTTCTAAAAGATGAGATTGTATTGTTGGAAAAGAATCTTGCTGGCAATCATCTAAGCACGGGATGCTGCCACAACGACTTGCAGTATGGGAACATAATGATGGATGAAGAGACAAGATCAATAACCTTTATT GACTATGAATATGCTGGTTACAACCATGTTGCATTTGatatagcaaatcatttttgtGAAATGGTTGCTGACTACCATACAGAAACACCTCATATTATGGACTTCAGAAAGTATCCTG GTCTGGAGGAGCGTAAAAGATTTTTGAGTACATATCTTTTTAGTTCAG GTCGCTCTCCCAGTGAACCGGAACTGGAGAAATTAGTTCAAGAAGTGGAGAAGTATACTCTTGCCAGTCATCTTTTTTGGGGTCTATGGGGAATAATATCG CATCATGTCAATAAGATAGACTTCGATTACTTGGGGTATGCTAGGCAGAGGTTCCAGCCATATTGGTCGAAGAAATCTGAGCTATTGGGATCATCAGGTTCCAAGAAAG GTTAA